The DNA window AAGTAGAGTAATAGAGCAGCAGAGGCAGTAAAGCGGGGAGCGAGATAGGGGAGGAGATCGGGTTGTTCACTGGCTTTAACAAGAGAGCCAAGTCTAGATTATTAAAGGGCATCATCATATTCGTTGCTGTTACCTTTGCCCTGGGCCTTGCCTACACGGGCACCAGGATTGGGAAGCCTGCGGCGACGGACCAGGGGAGGCCCATAGCGGTAGTCAACGGCGAGAAAATCACCTCTGGAGCCTTTGCCGAGGCGCACCAGCGGGTGCTCCTGAACCAGCACCAGCAGATGGGGAATATTCCCCCCGAGCTTTACGGCCCGCTCCGGGTTGCGGTGCTCGACCAGATGGTGCAGCAGGCGCTTCTCCTGCAGGAAGCCAAGAAGGAGCGGATAAAGGTCTCATCCAGGGAGCTCAATGAGAAGCTCAACCAGCAAAAGGCCGGTTTCTCCTCGGATAAGGAGTTCAAGCAGGCGCTGGAGTATTCAGGGTTGACCGTGGGGAAGCTGCGTGACCTGCTGAGGCAGCAGCTCCTGCTGGAAAACCTGATCAATAAGGTCAAAGCCGAGGCGAAGGTATCGCCGGAGGAGGTCAAGAAGGCCTACCAGGAGGAGAATAAGAAGGCGCCCCAGGGGCCCGATTTCGAGAAGGCCCGGCCCGAGCTCGAGAAGAGGCTGAAGTCGGAGGCCGAGGCCAAGGTTGTGGACAAGTGGTTCAAGGGCGTGATGGATTCCGCGAAGATAGACATCTTTGACGATGAGATAAATGGCATAAAGAGCGCGCAAAAGGGCGAATTGGACAAGGCCATAACCTATTATGAAAGCGCCCTGAAACATGATCCGGGGAACCAGTATGTTTACGTGGATCTCGGCATAGCCTACCAGAGGAAGAAGGATCTCGACAAGGCCGTTGCCAATTTCAAGAAGGCGGTAGACCTCTCGCCCAACGACCCTTACATGAGGCTTCTTCTCGGCAACGCCTACAAGGAAAAGGGCATGGTGGAGGAGGCAGCAGGCGAATTCAGGCAGGCGTCCGACCTCGGGTATGCCGACATACTGCTGCATCTCAGGCTCAACAGCCTCTTCAAGGCGATGAGCAAGGATGCCGATGCGAAGAATGAGGAGAAGAGGATACAGGAGCTCCAGAAGCTGATAGAGGCCCAGCGGAAGGCC is part of the Bacillota bacterium genome and encodes:
- a CDS encoding tetratricopeptide repeat protein, with the translated sequence MFTGFNKRAKSRLLKGIIIFVAVTFALGLAYTGTRIGKPAATDQGRPIAVVNGEKITSGAFAEAHQRVLLNQHQQMGNIPPELYGPLRVAVLDQMVQQALLLQEAKKERIKVSSRELNEKLNQQKAGFSSDKEFKQALEYSGLTVGKLRDLLRQQLLLENLINKVKAEAKVSPEEVKKAYQEENKKAPQGPDFEKARPELEKRLKSEAEAKVVDKWFKGVMDSAKIDIFDDEINGIKSAQKGELDKAITYYESALKHDPGNQYVYVDLGIAYQRKKDLDKAVANFKKAVDLSPNDPYMRLLLGNAYKEKGMVEEAAGEFRQASDLGYADILLHLRLNSLFKAMSKDADAKNEEKRIQELQKLIEAQRKAQERQLQEQQQKQDQQKQQSQPSPESQSPQSPEAQGAQKN